The Aeoliella mucimassa genome includes the window GCTCCGCATGTTGAATGTTGTGACGGTTGATTTCGGCCATTAACGCTGCCCGCTGAGGAGTGGGAGCGGGATCTTCGCCGGTGCCGTCGAGTCCGGTCACCAACGAGATGGCTTCGATCTTCACGTAGTCCATGCCAGAGGGATGCGTGTACTTTCCAACCAGATCGGGCGCTTCGTCCGATAGGTCTTCGAGTGTTTTGGTTTCCTTCTCACGGCCAGGCAAACCAATGTAACTCATGCAGCCCACCGACATACTGATCCCAAGCAAGCAAACCACCAACAGTGGTTCTGGACCAGAGAAGATTCGTTGCGATAAGCGTTCCCGTCGCATCATGCTGGGGTGCTCCATCCGGCAACCGTGCCGGCGTAATAAGGATGCTAACTCGTCGAAGCTCGCGTTGCGCTTCCTGCGCGTAGAACTTCAACGCAAATATAAAATTCGACGGCGGAGATTACCTAGAGTAGAAGATGCGGTCAAGGCGATCCGGCAACTTTGGCAAAGTATTTGCTCGTGTCTGCTAGCACTTGTGCTCTGAACACGAGCTTCGCACGCCACTGCAATCTCACGGAGGATCGTAGCCACCAGGGTTCCAAGGATGACAGCGGGCGATACGTTTCACTCCCCGCCAACTGCCGCGTAGAGGGCCATACTTGCGGACTGATTGGATGAAATACTCGCTGCAAGTCGGCTGAAACCGACAGTTTTTGCCTAGCAGTGGGCTAATACCGAGCTGATAGAAACGGACCATGCCGATCAGAATCATCGAAGGCAGCTGTGCTAGCAAGCGAAGAAATTTCACGATCGCTTCCTCTTCGGAGGTCGGCGACTTGTGAGCTTAGCCAACGATTGCTGAAGCTCCTCGAGGGTCGGAACCGCCTTGGCTCGGGGCAAACAAACGAGATCGACGTTGGGCAGTTCGTGCTGCGTGAGCCGAAAGGCCTCGCGAAGCAGTCGCTTCCAGCGATTCCGCGCGACCGCGTTGCCCACCTTTCGCGACACCACCAATCCCAAGCGAGGATGCTTGCACTCGTTCGGCGCGACATACACCACGAGTCGCTCGTCGGCGCGACTTCGCCGCACGGCAAAGACTCGGTCGAAATCGTCCTTCTGGAGCAGGCGGTGGGTTTTCGGAAAGGTGTGGGCCAAGGTTTCGCTACGCGAAAAGGTAAAACGTGAGGGTTTAGGAGGCCCACCCATTCTAAAACGATTGGCCCGCTGCCCGCTACGGAGCCGCTAGCACAGGGAGCCATACCACCTACCAGCAATGGAGCGGAAAGAGACTTCCAAAACAGTGCTTTACTGACGTGGCGGGGCAGTAAACGACTGGTTTGCGGTGCGACGGGGCACCGAAATCGGCCGCACCATCACCGCGTCGATATCGGCCAAAGCTCCCCCCTGCACTGCCAGGTGCAGCTGTACGCTGCTCGTCTGATTCACGGTGCGAACCATCCGGAACGGTTGCCATCCCGCGGTGGTCGGCACTCGCAATGCCAGCTCCTGTCCGCCAAGGGTGTCTTGAATCAACAGTTTGCCGTTTGCCTCGGCCGAGCCCACCACTCGAATCCAACCAGTGATCTCCACGACGCTGCCCGCTTGCAGAGGAACTCGCGGAGAGGTTACCCATACAACCGACGGAGGATCGTCGTCGCTGGTAAACATGGCCTGACTCGTTGGTTTAGCAACCAACCGCAAGCAGGCGCGACCATGCTGGGGATCACGCGGCGAGAACTCCACCGCGGTGTCGTGCTGCGAATCCGCGTAGTCGGTGTGGACCCACCCGGCCGATTGCGTTGAGGCGAGGTCTTCAAAATCACCGCCGACAAGCAGATTCTGCCCACGAACCAGGCTGGCAAGCGCCGGCTGCAGCGCCTGATGCGTGGGGAGTAGTCGCAGGTCGTACTCCGTGGGAATACTGGCAAAACCGGTGGTCGCGGTAACGTACTTGAACAGTTGCTGGCGAGCTTCCGCGGTTTGATCGCTGGAGGTTTGGGCCAACTCAATCGCATAAGCGTACTTGCGTGAGGCTAGCAGTTGATCGCACTGCTCAAGTCGCTGGCGAACCGCGGCCACGCGCCCAGCGAGGGCCTTCGCCTGCGGGTTGAGCAACTGTTGCATTACGGTTTCGAGCTCCATGACGTCGGCCATGGCCAGCGTGCGTGCTGCCTGAGCAGCCTGAGGAGCTTCGTTGCCGAGTCGGCGTTCGATCTGGGCCAAGGTCAGCGAGTCGTCGGTCAACACCACCCAGCGAGGCGAAGCGATACGAGTAAGTGGCACTTGAAAGCCGCCGGTTACTCGCTCGCCGCGCAGCGGGACCAACCCCGCAGGCGTCAATAAATGGGCTTTGGAGTTCTCCGGCACGCCGGCCACGACGAGCACCGGCGAGGTGCTAGCTGGTTGCTGCGATGGCGGCTCGCCCGGCAGAAAAACCAGCCGCGAGCGACCGAGCTGCCAGGCAATCGACTTTTGGTTCGAACTTCGTAGTTCAGCGCCGGCGATGCGCTTGCCGGTAACCAGCCATGGCTCGGCCAGCATGAGCTCGCGATTGAGCAGCCGCAGTTGCTCGCAGAGCCGCCTGGCTTCCGGCGAACTGCTCGCCAGTCGGCCAGGAGTACGCACCAGCAGCCCGCGATGCCCAGCTGCCATGGTTGCCAGCAGCGCCTGACGGATTTGCCATGGCTCGTGCCACCCCAAGTAGCGGGCGCTAGGTGCCAGCAGTTCGGCTTGTTCGCGAGCAGCGTCGCTCCACCCCAGCGAAACGGCCACCCACGGAG containing:
- the rnpA gene encoding ribonuclease P protein component — protein: MAHTFPKTHRLLQKDDFDRVFAVRRSRADERLVVYVAPNECKHPRLGLVVSRKVGNAVARNRWKRLLREAFRLTQHELPNVDLVCLPRAKAVPTLEELQQSLAKLTSRRPPKRKRS
- the yidD gene encoding membrane protein insertion efficiency factor YidD, which translates into the protein MKFLRLLAQLPSMILIGMVRFYQLGISPLLGKNCRFQPTCSEYFIQSVRKYGPLRGSWRGVKRIARCHPWNPGGYDPP